In Streptomyces nojiriensis, the sequence CGGAACGGGGGTCACTTGGGCGGTGGCGGTCACCATCTCGCCGCAGACCGAGGGTTCGGGGTCGAAGGACAGCGTGGTGGTGGTGTTCGCGAGGATGACTTCCTGGGTGTCCGCACCCGTGGACGGGTCGTACTCCGCGTCGCCGGAGTAGTTGGCCTCCATCCCGTGGAGACCGACCTCCAGGTCGCTGGTCGCGTACTGTGCCTGGCCGCTCATGCCGAGCGGCACGGTCACGGCGGGCATGCCGTCGACGACGAACTCGACGCTGCCGGTCGGGGTGGGGCCGGCGACTTCCGGCTGGACGGTGGCGGTGAAGGTGACCGACTGGCCGAAGACGGACGGATCCGGTGCCGAGGTCACGGTGGTGGTCGAACTGGCCATGGTGTGGCTCCCTTTCGGATGACCCGCGGAAGCAGATGATTCTCTTCAGCCGTATGGCGCTTGGCGGAGCACGGAACGCACGAGAAAACACTGGTGGGACGTTCCGTTAAGAGTCCTTGTCCATGCGGAGTCGAGCCCATCACCTGCTGATATCAGCAGTAGGCCTTCCGAATGAGGACTTGGGCTAGACGGGTGAACAGAACGCCACTCGTTCGGCTCAGCGCACTCAGGCGCGCGAGAGGCGATAAACCCGGATTATGTGGCGCCTTGGTGCATTACCGCGAGAGGAAAGGTTTCCCTTTTCGTCGTTTTTCCGGGTGCGCAACTGGGTGGTGCCGGGGGCGTACTCGCGCCCTCAGGACAGTCTGGCGGACTCGCGGTCGGAAGAGAAAGGATTCCGCGCTGAGCGTACTGCGATATCTCTCCGCGGTATTCGCAATTCCAGGGGTGCCGCGGCACGCCGCAGCCCCTCGGTGCACCGGCTGTCCGGTACGCCGAGGGGCTGCGGGTGGGGCGTTGCCCTTCCGGCGGTCCGCCGCGGTGGGGGCGGGGTGCCCACCGGGGCCCGCGCCGTGTCACCGGCGCGGTGGTGCGGCGCGATGTGCGGCCCGTTATGCGTCCGTGGCGTCCCAGGGGGAGTGCGTCCACGGGAGCCCGCCGCTTCCCGGTGCAGCCGGCGGGCCTACTGGCGGACCGCCGTGATGGAACCGTGCCCGCCCGCCCTCTTGTTGGCGGCGTCGGCCTCCTGCCGCGTGGGGTACTGGCGCGTGACCCCGTTGGGGAGGGTCAGCCGGTAGACGAGCGTGGACCGGCCGGCGCGTCCGCAGTTGCATGCCATGGTCTTCCTCCTTCTGTTCGGCCGCTCCGGCGGCCGGTCAAGGGGGAGGGCCGGGGGAGTTCCCGGGGAGGGCCGAGCCCCCGGCTCGTTCCCTTTACCCTTTATCCCCGGGCGCCGCACGCCGACACTCGCCGCCGTATAGTCATATTTATGCGTGGCGGCGATGATGTGGTTTATTCCAACGTGACTGTCAGTCAAGCCAGTTGGCGGCGAGGCCGGTGAGGTAGGAAAGGGTGAGCGCCGTGGCGCCCGCCTGGAACCATGTTTCCCCGCCGGCCCAGTGGGCGAGCGTGGTGACGGCACCCGCGACCCAGATGCTGACGCACCATCCGCAGGTCACCAGATAGGCCGGGTGGGAGTCTTCGCCGAAGCGGTCGGAGATCCGGGAGCGGAAGCCCGCGGCGAGGGCGTCCTTGGTGATGAATCGCGTGACGCGACAGACTGTGCCGAGCGACAGGAGGAAGATCAGCGCACTCATGGAATTCATCGTAGGGTTTCCGTGCTCCTCCCCTCACGTGTTTTCTCGAATCCGGCGGGAGAGGAAGATCGGCGGGTAATGCCGGGAAGTGCCTGCGTGCCGCGCGGAAGATTTCGAGTCGGATGAGGTGGTTGTGTCGCCATGTGGCTCGTGGTGTGGCCCTGCGCTTGGCCGGATCGTTTATTCATGACGTCTTCGGAATTTCGGGAGGCCGAGGGCGGCGGCCGAAGCGGACGCTCGCAGGGGTGTGGAAGCCGATACCTGAATGCCGAACAGCGGATCGCCGCCGGGAACGTACTCGAAGGCGGCGCGAGCGGACGCGGGGCGACGAAGCCCACCGCGCGAGACCTGCCTCCCCCGAGGCCGGTTCACCGGGTGGACACCCGGTGTCCAGGCGCCGGTACGGGAATGGCAGTGGGGTTTGTCGGTCGGTCGTGCTTTGCTGGAGGCATGATCGATGAGTTCCTGGCCCATGGCCTGCCCGATGTGGAAGAGGCCGTCCGCAAGGCGGCGGCGATCGAGATCATGCCGAGGTTCAGGCAGCTCGCCGAGCACGAGGTCGACGAGAAGAACGGCCCCCACGACCTGGTGACCGTGGCCGACCGCAAGGCCGAGGAGTACCTCACGGCGGCCCTGACGCGGCTGCTGCCCGGCTCCGCCGTGGTCGGCGAGGAGGCCGTGCACGCCGACCCCGGGGTGTACGCGGCGCTGCGCGCGGACGCCCCGGTGTGGATCGTCGACCCCGTCGACGGCACCCGCCAGTTCGTCAACGGCGACCCCGCGTTCTGCACCTTGGTCGCCCTGGCCCTGCGCGGGGAGATCCTCGCCTCCTGGACCTTCGCCCCGGCCCTGGACGAGCTGGCGACCGCCGTTCGCGGGCAGGGTGCGTACGTCAACGGCGAGCGGATCCACAGCGGTTCGCCGGAACCGGGCGCAGCGCTGCGGGTCGCCATCGCCCACCCGCTCTACACGAGTGACGAGAACAAGCGGACGCTGGCCCGGCTGGACGTGCCCGGGGTCGCGGCCCGCCCGTGCGGCTCGGCGGGCCTGGAGTACCTGAAGGTGGCCCGCGGCGAGATGGACGGCCTGGCCTTCACCTGGCCCTCTGCCTGGGACCACGCGGCCGGGCTGCTGCTGGTCGCCGAGGCCGGCGGGACCCAGAGCACGGTCGACGGGGTCCCCTTCCGGGTGGACCGGGACAACGCGCTGCCGTTCGCGGTCGGGCGGGACGAGGCCACCACCGTACGGATCCGGGAGCTGCTCCGGGGCGCCTGACCCGCTCCGGAGCGGTCCGGGCGGGTCCGCTCAGGTCCGGACGGTCCGGGCGGCGGAATATCCTGGAGGCGCAGGCGCCGCCGGAGACGAAGGAGTCGCAAGTGCCGTCGATTCTCGATGTGGTCGTGGTGGGGGCGGGGCCCAACGGGCTGACCGCCGCCGTCGAACTGGCCCGGCGCGGCTTCTCGGTGGCCGTTTTCGAAGCCGCCGACACGGTCGGCGGAGGTGCCCGGACCGAGGAGCTCACCCTTCCCGGCTTCCGGCACGACCCCTGCTCGGCGGTGCACCCGCTCGGGGCCGGCTCACCGGTCTTCGCCACGATGCCGCTGAAGCGGTACGGGCTG encodes:
- a CDS encoding DUF7196 family protein; this encodes MACNCGRAGRSTLVYRLTLPNGVTRQYPTRQEADAANKRAGGHGSITAVRQ
- a CDS encoding inositol monophosphatase family protein, whose translation is MIDEFLAHGLPDVEEAVRKAAAIEIMPRFRQLAEHEVDEKNGPHDLVTVADRKAEEYLTAALTRLLPGSAVVGEEAVHADPGVYAALRADAPVWIVDPVDGTRQFVNGDPAFCTLVALALRGEILASWTFAPALDELATAVRGQGAYVNGERIHSGSPEPGAALRVAIAHPLYTSDENKRTLARLDVPGVAARPCGSAGLEYLKVARGEMDGLAFTWPSAWDHAAGLLLVAEAGGTQSTVDGVPFRVDRDNALPFAVGRDEATTVRIRELLRGA